Proteins encoded together in one Bactrocera neohumeralis isolate Rockhampton chromosome 4, APGP_CSIRO_Bneo_wtdbg2-racon-allhic-juicebox.fasta_v2, whole genome shotgun sequence window:
- the LOC126754652 gene encoding chromatin accessibility complex 16kD protein yields the protein MDTELPLSRIRTIMKSSLNTGQITNEVLFLMTKSTEMFIQKLTEEAYGRVKDDNTLKYKHLSQYVQKEKNLEFLLQIVPAKIKVKDFKNILELGDGNSSSESEDERQIK from the exons ATGGATACCGAACTCCCATTAAGCCGCATTAGGACAATTATGAAGAGTTCCTTGAATACTGGGCAAATAACAAATGAAGTACTTTTCCTTATGACGAAATCTACG GAAATGTTCATACAAAAACTAACAGAGGAAGCTTATGGTAGAGTGAAGGATGATAACAcacttaaatataaacatttatcgCAATATGTGCAAAAAGAGAAGAATTTAGAATTCTTGTTGCAAATTGTTCCGgccaaaattaaagttaaagatttcaaaaatatactgGAATTGGGAGATGGAAACTCATCATCAGAGAGTGAGGATGAAAGACAGATCAAGTAA